The SAR324 cluster bacterium genome has a segment encoding these proteins:
- a CDS encoding trehalase family glycosidase produces the protein MTPNRWWTWNSERPAELINLATGLQITPVLYAASKERISLLNPGPEVTFSRRPIGDELIQFTTEVAGTILQWHYELRDGDCIIQWQVLQYGEWGLRFWVNLCLTGTRDLNFVYDRQTGQISGAATDRSFSLTSEKKPLLVTQHPDLGGLNQEYEEFGYFYLASRAESGSFLALRFNLEETPTMTIRGSIGNDPMKLVPQEFPKPETEPREQAWEAVHDVIAWNHVWDAVNQRPYTALSRFWNKKKFGGFGVWLNDILYNAWMWGFFDVERSLENVDAVFAHQTEAGNFPCLVTGNDAWLDRTQPPIAAFVVWSLYEKTGRKDILERYATGLLRNLDWWWSKRQLGDTGLLCFGTSLEAGDGLYKGTKLAAKDESTMDNSPLHDPVPFDEVSGLLLAADVGVNSMAALDGELLEGIFNELGELDVAEQLRERTVTHKQRIAEWLWDESRGVFANRMINGDFVSTLAPTSFFPMAVGIGSMDQAQRIVHGYLNNPSKFGGEFGLPSVTRDDPAYSDNVYWRGRIWAPLNFWVWQGLKRKGFFNEAAQLAEQSWRLFKMNWEQRLCGENFNAETGEVLDQPDTDGFYSWGALLAMMKALEN, from the coding sequence ATGACCCCCAATCGATGGTGGACCTGGAACTCAGAACGCCCTGCAGAATTGATCAACCTCGCCACTGGTCTGCAAATCACTCCTGTTCTTTATGCTGCCTCAAAAGAACGAATTTCTCTTTTGAATCCAGGGCCTGAGGTTACTTTTAGTCGCCGTCCTATTGGAGATGAATTGATTCAGTTCACCACGGAAGTTGCCGGAACTATCCTGCAGTGGCATTACGAATTACGAGATGGTGATTGCATAATCCAGTGGCAGGTACTTCAATATGGTGAGTGGGGTTTGCGATTTTGGGTAAATCTATGCCTGACTGGGACTAGGGATTTGAATTTTGTTTATGATCGGCAAACAGGTCAGATATCTGGAGCAGCAACTGATCGGAGCTTTTCATTAACTTCTGAAAAAAAACCTTTGTTAGTGACACAGCATCCTGATCTCGGGGGGCTCAACCAGGAATATGAAGAATTCGGCTATTTCTACCTGGCATCTAGGGCCGAGAGTGGTTCCTTCCTAGCCTTACGCTTCAATCTCGAAGAAACTCCCACCATGACCATACGTGGGTCTATTGGAAATGATCCAATGAAGCTAGTACCTCAGGAATTTCCAAAGCCTGAAACTGAACCGAGGGAGCAAGCCTGGGAGGCGGTACATGATGTCATTGCCTGGAATCATGTTTGGGATGCAGTCAACCAGAGACCCTATACGGCTTTGAGCCGGTTTTGGAACAAGAAGAAATTTGGCGGATTTGGTGTCTGGCTCAATGACATTCTTTACAATGCTTGGATGTGGGGATTTTTTGATGTTGAACGCTCTTTAGAAAATGTGGATGCCGTCTTCGCTCATCAGACAGAGGCCGGAAACTTTCCCTGCCTAGTTACAGGGAACGACGCTTGGCTGGATCGTACCCAACCCCCAATTGCTGCCTTCGTGGTCTGGTCACTCTATGAAAAAACAGGGCGCAAAGACATCCTCGAGAGGTATGCTACGGGTCTTCTGCGGAACTTGGACTGGTGGTGGTCCAAAAGACAACTGGGAGACACCGGCTTGCTCTGCTTTGGTACAAGCCTGGAGGCAGGTGATGGTTTGTATAAAGGGACCAAGCTCGCTGCAAAGGATGAATCCACGATGGACAACTCGCCTCTCCACGATCCTGTCCCCTTTGATGAAGTGAGCGGACTGTTGTTAGCTGCAGACGTTGGTGTCAATTCTATGGCCGCACTGGATGGTGAATTGCTGGAAGGAATCTTTAACGAACTTGGTGAATTAGATGTTGCTGAGCAATTGAGGGAGCGCACAGTTACTCACAAGCAAAGAATCGCAGAGTGGCTCTGGGATGAAAGCCGAGGAGTTTTCGCAAACCGCATGATCAACGGCGACTTTGTTAGCACCCTCGCACCCACCTCTTTCTTTCCAATGGCCGTAGGTATTGGTTCCATGGATCAGGCCCAAAGGATAGTTCATGGCTATTTAAATAATCCTTCAAAATTTGGTGGGGAGTTCGGTCTGCCCTCCGTGACAAGGGACGATCCAGCGTATTCGGACAACGTCTACTGGCGTGGTAGAATATGGGCTCCTCTCAACTTTTGGGTCTGGCAAGGACTTAAGCGTAAAGGTTTTTTCAATGAGGCTGCACAGTTAGCAGAACAAAGTTGGAGGCTCTTCAAAATGAATTGGGAGCAGCGACTTTGTGGAGAAAATTTTAACGCTGAAACTGGCGAGGTACTTGATCAGCCTGATACGGATGGCTTTTACTCTTGGGGAGCCTTGCTGGCTATGATGAAGGCGCTAGAAAATTGA
- a CDS encoding cysteine hydrolase, with product MPETHPLVFGLLDDQALHICIDMQRIFLEPGPWFAEAGRDLLPMIDQLVHARNLPTFFTRFITPSTAMEASGRWQTYYEFWHQVTKEEAGEELLALHPTLQKFANSENTFDKTTYDAFASVSFRSNIESAKPSALVFSGIEKDVCVLTTVLTAVDLGFRTIIAKDAVTSSDLNSHNACFEFLFPRYSQQIEIATVAEILSARGEL from the coding sequence ATGCCTGAAACTCACCCGCTGGTCTTCGGATTACTGGATGATCAAGCGTTACACATCTGCATAGACATGCAGCGGATTTTCCTGGAACCAGGCCCCTGGTTTGCTGAAGCCGGGCGGGATCTCCTACCTATGATTGATCAACTAGTTCATGCTCGAAATCTCCCAACCTTTTTTACTAGGTTCATTACCCCAAGTACAGCAATGGAAGCCAGTGGCCGATGGCAGACTTACTATGAATTTTGGCATCAGGTGACCAAAGAAGAAGCTGGAGAGGAATTGCTTGCACTGCACCCAACTCTTCAGAAATTTGCCAATTCTGAAAACACCTTCGATAAGACAACTTACGATGCCTTTGCTTCGGTTTCATTCAGATCAAATATTGAAAGTGCCAAGCCCTCTGCATTGGTTTTTAGTGGAATCGAAAAAGATGTTTGTGTCCTCACGACAGTTTTGACGGCTGTAGATCTTGGTTTTCGCACCATCATCGCAAAAGACGCAGTAACCAGTTCGGATCTCAATTCACACAACGCCTGCTTCGAATTCCTCTTTCCCCGCTATTCCCAGCAAATTGAAATCGCAACAGTTGCTGAAATTCTCTCAGCCCGAGGTGAATTATGA
- a CDS encoding ABC transporter ATP-binding protein produces the protein MASVNVQNLSKNFGITVALDRVSYDFEDGKFFALLGPSGSGKTTLLRMIAGFESPDRGSIQIDGKVVDHIPVERRDIGMVFQNYALFPNMDVQANVGFGLRVRGISTSEMRLLVGEALELVRLSGFDNRRPDQLSGGQRQRVALARAIVTKPRVLLLDEPLSALDRNLRLEMEIELKRIQRDVRITTIFVTHDQEEALTMSDQIGILNEGQLVQHGSPVDIYENPQSVFVARFLGEANLLKGQADGSRVNLNVGGTVQTRSKPASPQVICSIRPEKISIHKEQDIPPSSSNHIAGQVNEHIFNGTSLNYLVQCGDQVVRVFVQNLSGELISPNTQVHLRFRPEDTLVFPDA, from the coding sequence ATGGCCAGTGTAAATGTTCAGAACCTTAGCAAAAATTTCGGTATTACGGTTGCGCTGGATAGAGTCTCATATGATTTTGAGGATGGAAAATTCTTTGCGCTATTGGGCCCCTCTGGAAGTGGCAAAACCACGTTGTTACGGATGATTGCAGGCTTTGAGAGTCCTGATCGAGGCTCAATTCAGATCGATGGGAAGGTTGTGGATCACATCCCTGTGGAAAGGCGAGACATTGGCATGGTCTTCCAGAATTATGCGCTTTTTCCAAACATGGATGTTCAGGCTAATGTGGGATTTGGACTGCGGGTACGAGGGATTTCTACATCAGAAATGAGACTTCTTGTTGGTGAGGCGCTGGAACTGGTGCGGCTGTCGGGATTTGATAACCGTAGACCCGATCAACTATCCGGAGGGCAGCGGCAACGAGTTGCACTGGCTCGGGCAATCGTAACAAAACCTCGTGTGCTGCTGCTTGACGAACCCTTGAGCGCACTAGACCGGAATCTGCGGTTGGAAATGGAGATTGAGTTGAAACGCATTCAGCGTGATGTAAGAATCACCACGATTTTTGTTACCCACGATCAAGAAGAAGCATTAACCATGTCTGATCAAATTGGAATTCTTAACGAAGGTCAGCTTGTGCAGCATGGCAGCCCAGTAGACATCTATGAAAATCCCCAGAGCGTCTTTGTAGCTCGTTTCCTGGGCGAAGCCAACTTATTGAAGGGGCAAGCTGATGGTTCAAGAGTAAATTTAAATGTTGGTGGGACTGTTCAAACTCGTAGCAAACCCGCTTCCCCTCAAGTAATCTGCTCCATCCGTCCTGAAAAAATTTCAATCCATAAAGAACAAGATATACCCCCTTCCAGCAGCAATCATATAGCTGGTCAAGTCAACGAGCATATCTTTAATGGGACGAGTCTGAACTACCTAGTCCAATGTGGAGATCAAGTTGTCAGAGTCTTTGTGCAAAATCTTTCGGGGGAGCTCATTTCACCAAATACCCAAGTTCATCTCAGATTTCGACCAGAAGACACCTTAGTTTTTCCAGATGCCTGA
- a CDS encoding ABC transporter permease, producing the protein MNFLKWIGRTYLICIVLFLYVPILVMVALSFNESQLYRLPIEWSIRWYEALANNSKLHSATVNSLAVAFLSTCLSTLMGTAVALAFYRYDFRGKRLLQILIFPPITIPWLIIGTAMLVFFFWVGIGRGLHAMVLGHVALSLPYVVIVVSARLKSFDSTLEDAARSLGASYWQTTLWVTVPWLMPGIIAAALFAFAVSLDQFVISYFLAAPGVTTLPVEIYTAIRKGFTPEINAISTLVILLSMLLLVGVSRLYRFGGRD; encoded by the coding sequence ATGAACTTTCTCAAATGGATCGGTAGGACATACCTGATTTGCATTGTGCTCTTTTTGTATGTCCCAATTTTGGTGATGGTTGCCTTATCATTCAACGAATCCCAGCTGTATCGACTTCCGATTGAATGGAGTATTAGATGGTACGAAGCGCTAGCAAATAACAGTAAACTTCATTCAGCGACTGTAAACAGCTTAGCGGTCGCTTTTCTGAGTACGTGCCTATCGACCTTGATGGGGACTGCGGTTGCCCTTGCTTTCTATAGGTATGATTTTAGAGGGAAGCGTTTGCTGCAAATCCTGATTTTCCCACCGATCACAATTCCCTGGTTAATCATCGGGACGGCGATGCTCGTCTTTTTCTTCTGGGTGGGGATAGGACGTGGACTTCATGCGATGGTACTGGGACATGTGGCTCTTTCGTTGCCCTATGTCGTCATTGTCGTTTCGGCGAGGTTGAAATCTTTTGACTCCACTCTCGAGGATGCCGCTAGATCTCTTGGTGCCAGTTACTGGCAAACTACCCTTTGGGTTACAGTGCCCTGGTTGATGCCGGGAATCATTGCAGCAGCCTTGTTTGCATTCGCTGTTTCATTGGATCAATTCGTCATTTCTTACTTTCTGGCCGCACCTGGAGTCACGACACTGCCCGTGGAAATTTACACTGCAATTCGCAAAGGTTTTACGCCAGAGATCAATGCCATTTCCACACTCGTCATACTCCTTTCGATGCTATTGCTTGTTGGGGTCTCTCGATTGTATCGCTTTGGGGGGCGGGACTGA
- a CDS encoding ABC transporter permease translates to MKQREAVLSLISPAYLWLTLTILLPLSAMLYYSFLSDVPIGNREVSWTLENYGTFFEKAFYSELMLRSFKLGAEVTAFCLLLGFPCALALAKSIRGRTKEALFLLIILPFWSNALVRIFSWTMVLRGNGILEYSINWFLPGTGPLGLMFTYPAILLGLVHSYLPYMILTCYISIDAIDNQLLEAARSLGAGKLTIFFRLIVPLALPGIVAGSVLIFIPVIGSFMEPRLLGGRNGTFIGTIIEDQFTAVFNWPLGAALSFIMMGLVLLILLGFSPLVRHFK, encoded by the coding sequence ATGAAGCAACGAGAAGCAGTTCTCAGTCTAATCAGCCCGGCCTACCTCTGGCTGACGCTGACCATTCTGTTACCACTCTCGGCGATGCTTTACTACAGCTTTCTCAGTGATGTGCCAATCGGCAATCGAGAAGTATCGTGGACACTAGAAAACTACGGAACATTTTTTGAGAAAGCTTTCTACAGCGAATTGATGCTCCGCTCTTTCAAACTTGGAGCGGAGGTCACCGCCTTTTGCCTGCTGCTCGGTTTCCCCTGCGCTTTGGCTCTTGCTAAATCCATTCGAGGACGGACCAAAGAAGCACTTTTCCTGCTAATCATCTTACCTTTCTGGTCAAACGCCCTGGTCCGCATCTTCTCATGGACGATGGTTCTTCGAGGGAACGGAATTTTGGAGTACTCCATCAATTGGTTCTTGCCTGGGACAGGCCCACTTGGTCTGATGTTTACCTATCCAGCAATTCTTCTGGGTCTGGTTCATTCCTACCTGCCTTACATGATTCTCACCTGCTACATTTCGATTGATGCCATCGACAACCAGCTGCTGGAAGCAGCTCGATCACTGGGTGCAGGGAAATTGACCATATTCTTTCGGCTGATCGTTCCTCTAGCGTTGCCAGGTATCGTTGCAGGTTCGGTTTTGATTTTCATTCCTGTGATCGGTTCATTCATGGAACCTCGACTACTGGGTGGGCGAAACGGGACCTTCATTGGAACTATTATCGAGGATCAGTTCACTGCAGTTTTCAATTGGCCCCTCGGCGCAGCCTTGTCCTTCATCATGATGGGACTCGTGCTGCTGATCCTTTTGGGTTTCTCGCCTCTAGTGCGTCACTTCAAATGA